One window of the Emcibacter sp. genome contains the following:
- the pyrE gene encoding orotate phosphoribosyltransferase has translation MDREEVLEHFREAGALLEGHFLLSSGLHSPMYLQCARVLMDAKRAGKLCAALAEKIRNTIDEDIDMVVSPAMGGVIVGYEMGRQLGVPAIFAERVDGEFALRRGFEIPRGAKILMAEDIVTTGLSSRECIDVIRKYGGNVVVASCLIDRSNGKADVGVPLVSLAGLDIPAYEADKLPPELAATEAIKPGSRGLK, from the coding sequence ATGGATCGTGAGGAAGTACTGGAGCATTTCAGGGAAGCCGGCGCTCTGCTGGAAGGGCATTTCCTGCTGTCATCGGGACTGCACAGCCCTATGTACCTGCAGTGTGCCCGGGTTTTGATGGATGCAAAAAGGGCCGGAAAACTTTGTGCGGCCCTGGCCGAGAAGATTCGCAACACCATCGATGAAGATATTGATATGGTTGTATCCCCAGCCATGGGGGGCGTTATCGTAGGCTATGAAATGGGCCGCCAGCTTGGGGTGCCGGCCATTTTCGCCGAACGGGTTGATGGTGAGTTTGCCCTGCGGCGCGGTTTTGAAATTCCCCGGGGGGCAAAAATATTGATGGCGGAAGATATCGTCACCACCGGCCTGTCTTCCCGTGAATGTATTGATGTGATCCGCAAATATGGCGGCAATGTCGTCGTCGCAAGCTGTCTCATCGACCGGAGCAACGGCAAAGCCGATGTCGGGGTGCCGCTTGTTTCCCTCGCCGGTCTTGATATTCCGGCTTACGAGGCTGATAAACTGCCGCCGGAACTGGCCGCAACGGAAGCGATCAAGCCGGGAAGCCGGGGATTGAAATAG
- the rpoZ gene encoding DNA-directed RNA polymerase subunit omega, whose protein sequence is MARVTVEDCVDKIPNRFELVLAAAQRARQISSGAPLTVDRDNDKNPVVALREIAEETVKPDVLEEAIIHGMQKHVEIDEPEEDDISLLLAGKKLEESNQDVTPENLSKIASEVMEETAAFKDMSGDGEEE, encoded by the coding sequence ATGGCACGCGTTACTGTTGAAGATTGCGTAGATAAAATTCCGAACCGTTTCGAGCTGGTTCTTGCTGCAGCCCAGCGGGCCCGTCAGATTTCCTCCGGCGCTCCCCTGACTGTGGACAGGGATAATGACAAAAACCCTGTTGTCGCGCTGCGGGAAATTGCCGAAGAAACCGTCAAGCCCGACGTTCTTGAAGAAGCCATCATTCATGGCATGCAGAAGCATGTTGAGATTGACGAGCCCGAGGAAGATGATATTTCCCTGCTGCTGGCCGGAAAAAAACTGGAAGAGAGCAATCAGGATGTGACTCCTGAAAATCTTTCGAAGATTGCAAGCGAGGTTATGGAAGAAACAGCCGCTTTCAAGGATATGTCCGGGGACGGTGAAGAAGAATAA
- the rocD gene encoding ornithine--oxo-acid transaminase, whose translation MTLQQDIIKKTDLHSAHNYHPLPLVLSRGKGIWVWDVDGNKYLDCLSAYSAVNQGHCHPKIIDALTEQARKLTLTSRAFHNDKMGEFLEKLCAMADMDMALPMNTGAEAVETAIKAVRKWGYEVKGVPDNQAEIIFFEGNFHGRTVTTVSASSEEAYKHHFGPFTPGFKIVPYGDAAALEAAITDNTVAIIMEPIQGEAGINVPPEGYLAETRRICRDNNVLMVMDEIQTGLGRTGKMFCYQHEENVRPDMLIVGKALSGGAYPVSAVISSREILGVFTPGIHGSTYGGNPLAAAVGLAALEVIEDEKLADRSRLLGDYLMRKLEDIPTNKVVEIRGKGLFIGIELHKEAGLARPYCEALMKRGILCKETHDYVIRLAPPLVIEMEQIDWLAEQISEVLQEG comes from the coding sequence ATGACCCTGCAACAGGACATCATCAAAAAAACAGACCTGCACAGCGCCCACAACTATCACCCCCTGCCCCTGGTTCTGTCCCGGGGAAAAGGCATCTGGGTCTGGGACGTGGACGGCAACAAATATCTTGACTGCCTGAGCGCCTACAGCGCCGTCAACCAGGGACATTGCCATCCTAAAATCATCGACGCCCTGACCGAACAGGCCCGCAAACTGACCCTGACTTCACGGGCCTTTCATAATGACAAAATGGGGGAATTCCTGGAGAAGCTCTGCGCCATGGCCGACATGGACATGGCCCTGCCCATGAATACCGGGGCAGAAGCCGTGGAAACAGCTATCAAGGCAGTGCGCAAATGGGGCTATGAGGTCAAGGGCGTGCCCGATAACCAGGCGGAAATCATCTTTTTCGAAGGCAACTTCCACGGCCGGACAGTGACCACCGTCAGCGCCTCTTCGGAAGAGGCCTACAAACACCATTTCGGCCCTTTCACCCCCGGGTTCAAGATTGTCCCCTACGGCGATGCCGCCGCTTTGGAGGCCGCCATTACCGATAATACCGTAGCCATCATCATGGAACCGATCCAGGGCGAGGCCGGCATCAATGTGCCGCCGGAGGGATATCTTGCTGAAACCCGCCGCATCTGCCGGGACAATAACGTGCTTATGGTGATGGATGAAATCCAGACCGGCCTCGGCCGAACCGGTAAAATGTTCTGCTACCAGCATGAAGAAAACGTGCGGCCGGACATGCTGATTGTCGGCAAGGCCCTGAGTGGTGGCGCCTATCCGGTTTCAGCTGTCATCTCCTCGCGCGAGATCCTTGGTGTTTTCACCCCGGGCATTCACGGCAGCACCTACGGCGGCAATCCGCTGGCCGCTGCGGTCGGGCTTGCCGCGCTCGAAGTCATCGAAGACGAGAAACTTGCCGATCGGTCCAGGTTGCTGGGCGACTACCTGATGCGCAAGCTGGAGGACATCCCCACCAACAAGGTGGTCGAGATCCGCGGCAAAGGCCTGTTCATCGGTATCGAACTGCATAAGGAAGCGGGTCTTGCCCGTCCCTATTGCGAAGCCCTGATGAAACGGGGAATCCTGTGCAAGGAAACCCACGATTATGTGATCAGGCTGGCGCCGCCGCTGGTGATTGAAATGGAACAGATCGACTGGCTTGCCGAACAGATTTCAGAGGTACTTCAGGAGGGCTGA
- a CDS encoding pyridoxine 5'-phosphate synthase, whose amino-acid sequence MVGQDRIRLGVNIDHVATIRNARGGQHPDPVRAAIMAAKAGADGITAHLREDRRHISDNDIERLMAEISLPLNLEMAATEEMLSIALRHKPASSCIVPEKRQELTTEGGLDVAGSEQMLGPYVEKLKSAGISVSLFIDPDEGQIRASHRLGANKVELHTGTYVEAEGEDHVRELDRLRQGARLCEELGLEVHAGHGLNYDTVEAVARISQFTEFNIGHFLVGEAIFVGLTESLRRMRVIMDRGRGNREG is encoded by the coding sequence ATGGTAGGGCAGGATCGTATTCGACTTGGCGTTAATATTGACCATGTGGCAACTATTCGCAATGCGCGCGGCGGACAGCACCCCGATCCGGTACGGGCGGCCATAATGGCGGCAAAGGCTGGCGCGGACGGTATCACCGCCCATCTCCGCGAGGATCGTCGCCATATCTCGGACAATGATATTGAACGGCTGATGGCGGAAATAAGCCTGCCTTTGAACCTGGAAATGGCGGCAACAGAGGAAATGCTGTCGATCGCCCTGCGTCACAAGCCGGCGTCAAGCTGTATCGTGCCGGAAAAACGTCAGGAATTGACTACAGAAGGCGGACTGGATGTGGCCGGAAGCGAGCAAATGCTGGGTCCTTATGTGGAAAAACTGAAAAGCGCAGGCATCAGCGTCAGTCTGTTTATCGATCCTGACGAAGGACAGATCAGGGCATCGCATCGGCTCGGAGCAAACAAGGTGGAACTGCACACGGGCACCTATGTGGAAGCGGAAGGGGAAGATCACGTCCGGGAGCTTGATCGTCTGCGCCAGGGGGCGCGCCTGTGTGAAGAGCTGGGTCTGGAAGTCCACGCCGGTCACGGCCTGAATTATGACACGGTTGAGGCGGTAGCCCGGATTTCACAGTTCACAGAATTCAATATCGGCCATTTTCTGGTCGGTGAAGCCATTTTTGTCGGACTGACGGAAAGCCTGAGACGCATGCGTGTCATTATGGACCGTGGACGCGGGAACAGGGAAGGCTGA
- the lepB gene encoding signal peptidase I, translated as MTENTEDQPSSSIEVKQEENWLDFAKTVGLAVLIAVIFRSFVYQPFTIPSESMLKNLMIGDYLLVSKFSYGYSHHSLPFSLNLFSGRVFDSPVERGDVVVFRLPRDPDVYYIKRILGLPGDRIQMKKSVLYINDQPVARERQEDYVRVRNGREERFEQYRETLPGGKSYITLDMGYFPGSRADDTPVFKVPEGHYFGMGDNRDNSKDSRMPKHDGVGYIPGENVIGRAEWLTLSFDNQAKLWEFWKWFPAERRERFFTKIR; from the coding sequence ATGACTGAAAATACAGAAGACCAGCCCTCGTCCTCCATCGAAGTAAAGCAGGAGGAAAACTGGCTGGATTTTGCAAAAACAGTAGGGCTCGCTGTTCTGATCGCGGTTATCTTTCGAAGCTTTGTCTATCAGCCGTTTACAATTCCCTCTGAATCGATGTTGAAAAACCTGATGATCGGCGATTATCTGCTGGTTTCCAAATTTTCCTATGGCTACAGCCACCATTCACTTCCCTTCAGCCTGAATCTCTTTTCCGGACGTGTTTTCGATAGTCCGGTCGAGCGTGGCGATGTTGTGGTTTTCCGGCTGCCCCGCGACCCCGATGTCTATTATATCAAGCGTATCCTTGGTCTGCCTGGAGATCGTATCCAGATGAAGAAAAGTGTACTTTATATTAATGACCAGCCGGTCGCGCGTGAACGGCAGGAAGATTATGTAAGAGTACGGAACGGGCGCGAGGAACGCTTTGAGCAGTATCGCGAGACATTGCCCGGCGGGAAAAGCTACATCACCCTGGATATGGGCTATTTTCCAGGAAGCCGGGCGGATGACACACCTGTTTTCAAGGTGCCCGAAGGGCATTATTTCGGCATGGGTGACAACCGGGATAATTCCAAGGACAGCCGCATGCCGAAACATGATGGCGTTGGTTATATCCCCGGCGAGAATGTTATCGGCAGGGCCGAATGGCTGACGTTGTCATTTGATAACCAGGCAAAGCTGTGGGAATTCTGGAAATGGTTCCCGGCCGAGCGGCGCGAGCGGTTTTTCACGAAAATAAGATAG
- the rnc gene encoding ribonuclease III: protein MTSTKGQYSKLYKTIGYEFQDEDLLRQALTHPSLEGPVSYQRLEFVGDRVLGLLIAEWIYERYPNVDEGGMASRHTNLVRRETCAEAAEKMKLADYILMAKSTEDTGGRKRATILGDVCEAILGAMYLEGGLDVCRKLIRTHWKAFIDQDGLAVRDAKTRLQEWAQSRRISTPSYVTLGREGPAHEPQFTIAVRLNGMDEQIGQGGSKREAEQAAAAKMLDYIDENY from the coding sequence GTGACTTCAACTAAAGGACAATACAGCAAACTGTATAAAACGATCGGGTATGAGTTTCAGGATGAGGACCTGCTGCGCCAGGCTCTTACACATCCGAGCCTGGAAGGACCGGTAAGTTATCAGCGGCTGGAATTTGTCGGTGACCGGGTGCTTGGCCTGTTGATTGCCGAGTGGATTTACGAAAGATACCCCAACGTTGACGAAGGCGGCATGGCGAGCCGGCACACCAATTTGGTCCGTCGGGAAACCTGTGCCGAGGCGGCGGAAAAAATGAAGTTGGCGGACTATATCCTGATGGCCAAAAGCACTGAGGATACCGGCGGCCGGAAACGGGCCACCATTCTTGGTGATGTCTGCGAAGCAATACTGGGCGCCATGTATCTGGAAGGCGGACTTGATGTCTGCAGGAAACTGATCCGTACTCACTGGAAGGCTTTTATCGACCAGGACGGACTTGCCGTCCGGGATGCGAAAACAAGATTGCAGGAATGGGCGCAGAGTCGGCGGATCTCGACCCCGAGTTATGTTACCTTGGGACGCGAGGGACCCGCGCACGAACCCCAGTTTACGATTGCGGTGCGTCTGAACGGCATGGATGAACAGATCGGGCAGGGCGGTTCCAAGCGAGAGGCCGAACAGGCTGCGGCAGCAAAAATGCTTGACTATATTGATGAAAATTACTGA
- the acpS gene encoding holo-ACP synthase: MRVLGLGNDLVDIRRIEKSLKKYGDRFIRRTFNQVEQARAEARPQTRSSVYAKRFAAKEAFSKALGTGFLQDGVSWQDVWVENDDKGRPHIRLAGRAKEILDARVPAGMTAQIDLTITDDFPWAQAIVLITAYSADR; encoded by the coding sequence ATGCGGGTTCTGGGGCTTGGCAACGATCTGGTCGATATAAGGCGGATTGAAAAATCCCTGAAAAAATACGGCGATCGTTTTATCCGGCGCACATTTAACCAGGTCGAACAGGCACGGGCCGAAGCCAGGCCGCAAACCCGGTCCTCGGTCTACGCCAAGCGCTTTGCCGCCAAAGAAGCATTTTCCAAGGCGCTGGGCACCGGATTTCTACAGGACGGGGTGAGCTGGCAGGACGTGTGGGTCGAAAATGATGACAAGGGACGCCCCCATATCCGTCTGGCGGGCCGGGCGAAGGAAATTCTTGATGCGCGGGTGCCTGCCGGGATGACTGCCCAGATTGATCTGACAATTACTGATGATTTTCCCTGGGCGCAGGCCATTGTCTTAATTACAGCATATTCCGCTGATAGATGA
- the folK gene encoding 2-amino-4-hydroxy-6-hydroxymethyldihydropteridine diphosphokinase, translating to MILIGFGGNLPSPEFGAPANNIRAAMDMLSANGVVAEKISGFYETEPVPASDQPWYVNAVASVSTPLGAGNLLELLHRIEHDLGRVREKRWEARLIDLDLLAYNDEVLPSGEDWLAAGQADLPGQAVVPHPRLHLRSFVLVPLMDIAPDWFHPVLKKTARELLSELEDTGNIRKLAGQN from the coding sequence ATGATCCTGATCGGTTTTGGCGGTAACCTGCCGTCCCCCGAATTCGGTGCGCCAGCGAACAATATCCGGGCGGCAATGGATATGTTGTCCGCCAATGGTGTGGTGGCGGAAAAGATATCCGGGTTCTACGAAACTGAACCGGTGCCGGCCTCTGACCAGCCGTGGTATGTGAATGCGGTTGCTTCCGTTTCAACCCCGCTGGGGGCAGGGAACCTGCTGGAATTGCTGCACCGGATCGAACATGATCTTGGGCGGGTGCGGGAAAAGCGCTGGGAAGCCAGGCTTATCGACCTTGATCTGCTGGCCTATAATGACGAGGTGCTGCCTTCCGGGGAAGACTGGCTGGCAGCAGGGCAGGCGGACCTGCCGGGGCAAGCGGTCGTGCCGCACCCGCGCCTGCACCTGCGATCCTTTGTACTGGTGCCGCTGATGGATATAGCCCCTGACTGGTTTCACCCGGTTCTGAAGAAAACAGCCCGGGAACTTTTGTCGGAACTTGAAGATACCGGCAATATCAGGAAGCTGGCAGGCCAAAATTAA
- the era gene encoding GTPase Era — MNTQEKTRCGYVALIGAPNAGKSTLLNSLVGSKIAIVTHKVQTTRTRILGVAIDGPSQMIFLDTPGIFEPKKRMERAMVAAAWEGAHDADVIVLLVDVTRGIDDDTRRIAESLKEKGRKVILALNKVDGFKREKLLPLMEELNQIGDFTDTLLISALKGDGLDELRKKISDYLPEGVWLYPEDQLTDITERMLAAEITREKFFLRLHEELPYATTIETEQWKDLKDGSVRIEQVIYVERDSQKKIVIGKGGQSLKEIGRLAREELEEILGRRVHLFIFVKVRKDWTEDRERYRNMGLDWVK; from the coding sequence ATGAATACTCAGGAAAAAACACGTTGCGGTTATGTGGCGTTGATCGGGGCACCCAATGCGGGAAAATCGACCCTTCTCAACTCCCTGGTCGGAAGCAAGATCGCCATTGTCACCCATAAGGTGCAGACCACCAGAACCCGTATTCTTGGAGTGGCTATTGACGGGCCGAGCCAGATGATTTTTCTGGATACACCTGGAATATTTGAGCCGAAAAAACGCATGGAACGGGCCATGGTGGCTGCCGCGTGGGAAGGCGCTCATGACGCCGATGTCATTGTGCTTCTGGTTGATGTCACCCGCGGTATTGACGATGATACCCGTCGCATTGCCGAAAGCCTGAAGGAAAAGGGCCGCAAGGTCATTCTGGCTCTCAACAAAGTTGACGGTTTCAAGCGTGAAAAACTGCTCCCCCTGATGGAGGAACTCAACCAGATTGGCGATTTTACCGACACGCTGCTGATTTCGGCTCTCAAGGGGGATGGCCTGGATGAGCTGAGGAAGAAAATCTCGGACTATCTCCCCGAGGGCGTATGGCTCTATCCCGAGGACCAGCTGACGGATATCACCGAACGCATGCTGGCGGCGGAAATCACCCGCGAGAAATTCTTTTTGCGCCTGCATGAGGAGCTTCCCTACGCCACGACCATTGAAACGGAACAGTGGAAGGACCTCAAGGACGGCTCCGTCCGGATCGAGCAGGTGATCTATGTGGAACGTGACAGCCAGAAAAAAATTGTCATCGGCAAGGGTGGCCAGAGCCTCAAGGAAATCGGCAGGCTGGCCCGGGAAGAACTGGAGGAAATCCTCGGCCGCCGGGTGCACCTGTTTATTTTCGTCAAGGTGCGCAAGGACTGGACCGAGGACCGGGAACGTTACCGCAATATGGGTCTTGACTGGGTTAAATAA
- a CDS encoding bifunctional (p)ppGpp synthetase/guanosine-3',5'-bis(diphosphate) 3'-pyrophosphohydrolase: MIRQYELVERVRSYDRELDENLLNRAYVFSMKAHGKQMRASGDPYFSHPLEVAGILTGMQLDCDTIVTALLHDTIEDTLATYEQIEELFGEEVARMVDGVTKLSKLEYMSESSKQAENFRKFLLAMSNDIRVLLVKLADRLHNMRTLHFITKPEKRARISRETLDIYAPLAERIGMQEIKEELEALAFPNVYPEAHESIIRRLDFLHANTADIRDQVVTELEWLLTEAGIEAEVKGREKKPFSIWRKMTYRNVSLEDQADILAFRIIVDDTETCYRALGVVHRQWQAVPGLIKDYISMPKPNGYQSIHTAVIGPQKKKIEIQIRSSEMDAVAEKGVAAHWSYKQHASEKEGAQYRWLQDLLEILEHSTDPEEFLEHTKLAMYQNQVFCFTPKGELISLPMGATVIDFAYAVHTRIGDNCVGAKINGKPVQLRTRLSNGDQVQILRSNAQQPSPNWLSFVITGKAKSAIRRFIRHQKRDEYIKLGKSILERAFQHENRDFNKKSMELAARNLNISDPDELFEQVGKGELLDRKVLETVFPGIKLNGWESATAFVRSDTADTPRKGDGSIPIRGLTPGLAVHLSECCHPLPGDRIVGISTTGKGILVHTIDCDALDVYSETPEVWLDLSWFKPGEEANFFVGRIEVLLDHEPGSLANVLNVVALERGNLSNIKFAERSPDMFRIELDIEVRDVKHLTSIITALRANERVNSVERSFS; the protein is encoded by the coding sequence GTGATCAGGCAATATGAACTGGTAGAACGGGTGCGCAGCTATGATCGGGAGCTTGATGAAAATCTCCTGAACCGGGCCTATGTTTTTTCCATGAAAGCGCACGGCAAGCAGATGCGGGCCAGCGGTGATCCCTATTTTTCCCATCCCCTTGAAGTGGCAGGCATCCTGACCGGCATGCAACTTGACTGCGACACGATCGTGACCGCACTGTTGCATGATACGATCGAGGATACACTCGCCACCTACGAACAGATCGAAGAGCTTTTCGGGGAAGAAGTTGCCCGAATGGTGGACGGGGTGACCAAGCTTTCCAAGCTCGAATATATGTCGGAAAGTTCCAAGCAGGCGGAGAACTTCAGGAAATTCCTGCTTGCCATGTCCAATGACATCCGTGTCCTGCTGGTAAAACTGGCTGACCGGCTGCATAACATGCGGACACTTCATTTTATCACCAAACCTGAAAAACGTGCCCGGATATCCAGGGAAACACTGGATATCTATGCCCCGCTGGCGGAACGTATCGGGATGCAGGAAATCAAGGAAGAGCTGGAAGCCCTGGCGTTTCCGAATGTCTATCCGGAAGCACATGAATCCATTATCCGCCGGCTGGATTTCCTGCATGCGAACACAGCGGATATTCGTGATCAGGTGGTCACGGAGCTGGAATGGCTGTTGACGGAGGCCGGTATCGAGGCGGAAGTCAAGGGACGGGAAAAGAAACCTTTTTCGATCTGGCGCAAGATGACCTACCGCAACGTCAGTCTCGAGGACCAGGCCGATATCCTGGCTTTCCGGATTATTGTGGATGATACAGAAACCTGTTACCGGGCTCTGGGGGTCGTGCATCGGCAGTGGCAGGCTGTGCCGGGCCTGATCAAGGACTATATTTCCATGCCGAAGCCCAACGGTTACCAGTCCATTCATACGGCGGTAATCGGGCCCCAGAAAAAGAAAATAGAAATCCAGATCCGCTCAAGCGAGATGGATGCGGTGGCGGAAAAAGGGGTGGCGGCGCACTGGTCCTATAAACAGCATGCCTCGGAAAAAGAGGGCGCCCAGTATCGCTGGCTTCAGGATCTGCTCGAAATTCTGGAACATTCCACCGATCCGGAGGAATTTCTGGAACATACCAAACTGGCCATGTATCAGAACCAGGTTTTCTGTTTCACACCGAAGGGAGAATTGATCAGTCTGCCCATGGGGGCGACCGTGATTGATTTTGCCTATGCAGTGCATACCCGGATCGGCGATAACTGTGTCGGCGCCAAGATTAACGGCAAGCCGGTACAGTTGCGCACCCGGCTTTCCAACGGTGACCAGGTGCAGATTTTACGCTCCAATGCCCAGCAACCGTCGCCCAACTGGTTGAGCTTTGTTATCACCGGCAAGGCTAAATCTGCCATCCGCAGGTTCATTCGTCATCAGAAACGGGATGAATATATCAAGCTTGGCAAAAGCATTCTTGAGCGGGCCTTTCAGCATGAAAACCGCGATTTCAACAAAAAATCCATGGAGCTTGCCGCCAGGAACCTGAATATTTCCGATCCTGACGAGTTGTTCGAACAGGTGGGCAAGGGGGAACTTCTGGACCGCAAGGTGCTGGAAACCGTTTTCCCGGGGATTAAACTCAACGGCTGGGAAAGCGCGACGGCTTTTGTCCGTTCGGACACCGCCGATACACCCAGGAAAGGTGATGGCTCAATCCCTATCAGGGGGCTGACCCCTGGTCTTGCCGTTCATCTTTCGGAATGTTGCCATCCTTTGCCGGGCGACCGGATTGTCGGTATTTCGACCACGGGCAAGGGCATACTTGTCCATACCATCGACTGCGACGCCCTGGATGTCTATTCGGAGACCCCGGAAGTGTGGCTTGATCTGTCCTGGTTCAAGCCGGGAGAAGAAGCCAATTTCTTCGTCGGCCGGATAGAGGTGCTGCTTGATCATGAGCCGGGATCGCTTGCCAATGTGCTTAATGTGGTGGCCCTGGAACGCGGTAACCTGAGTAATATCAAGTTTGCCGAGCGTTCGCCGGATATGTTCAGGATTGAGCTTGATATTGAGGTCAGAGATGTTAAACATCTGACCAGCATTATAACAGCTTTGCGCGCCAATGAACGGGTTAACAGCGTTGAGCGGTCGTTCAGCTAG
- the rocF gene encoding arginase: MTKKISLIGVPSDISAGDRGATMGPEALRVAGMSSTLEKLGYDVVDTGNLYGPKNPDLPPDDGLRHLKETVIWCQNVQDAVYSELMEGHLPIMMGGDHGMSIGSVAAVSRYCNQRNIPLCVLWIDAHADFNTPDTSPSGNIHGMPVAVMSGIGPDELTGLSSVVPMVKPQNIYQVGIRSVDRAEKKLVTDSGINVFDMRRIDEIGMRMTMQSIIEQVRDKNAHLHVSFDVDSLDPTIAPGVGTTIPGGLTYREAQLCMEMVYDSGLMGSLDIAEINPALDQKNTTAELAVDLAASLFGNHILPPAKGKTK, translated from the coding sequence ATGACAAAGAAAATTTCACTCATTGGCGTCCCCAGCGACATATCGGCCGGGGATCGCGGCGCCACCATGGGCCCGGAAGCTCTCCGCGTGGCCGGCATGTCCTCTACGCTGGAGAAGCTGGGATACGACGTCGTCGACACGGGTAACCTGTATGGCCCCAAGAATCCTGATTTGCCGCCCGATGACGGGTTACGCCATCTCAAGGAAACTGTAATCTGGTGCCAAAATGTCCAGGATGCGGTCTATTCGGAGCTTATGGAAGGCCACCTGCCCATCATGATGGGCGGTGATCACGGCATGAGCATCGGGTCTGTTGCCGCTGTGTCACGTTACTGCAACCAGAGAAATATTCCGCTGTGCGTGTTATGGATCGACGCCCATGCGGACTTCAACACACCGGATACCAGCCCGTCCGGAAATATTCACGGCATGCCGGTGGCGGTTATGTCCGGCATTGGTCCTGACGAACTGACCGGTCTTTCCTCCGTTGTTCCCATGGTCAAGCCGCAAAATATTTACCAGGTCGGCATCCGCTCCGTCGACCGGGCCGAGAAAAAACTGGTCACCGATAGCGGCATCAATGTGTTTGACATGCGCCGTATTGACGAAATCGGCATGCGTATGACCATGCAGAGCATTATCGAGCAGGTCCGGGATAAAAACGCCCACCTGCATGTGAGCTTTGATGTGGACAGCCTGGACCCGACCATCGCCCCGGGCGTCGGCACCACAATTCCCGGCGGCCTTACCTACCGCGAAGCCCAGCTTTGCATGGAAATGGTCTATGACAGCGGCCTGATGGGTTCCCTTGATATTGCCGAGATCAACCCGGCTCTGGACCAGAAAAATACAACTGCAGAGCTGGCCGTCGATCTGGCCGCCAGCCTGTTCGGCAACCACATATTACCGCCTGCAAAAGGAAAAACTAAATGA
- a CDS encoding DUF2062 domain-containing protein, whose product MFLRRNKKSILTRIQDLLWPAVGWRRAFSYMHHRLARIPGTSYALAAGFASGAAVSFTPFVGFHFILAATFAWIIRGNILTSAMGTIFGNPWTFPVIWVATYETGSWLLGWEPKENMWGGMMEAANQVTFGSFFVDPLKALAPITPYFHSVFLPMLLGGIVLGAFVWGAVYLPIYKLVAEYKRKRFEKRMKALERKISDSGHGDVGEEGKTIW is encoded by the coding sequence CTGTTTCTGCGCCGCAATAAAAAAAGCATCCTGACCAGGATACAGGATCTGCTTTGGCCGGCAGTCGGTTGGCGTCGGGCCTTCAGTTATATGCATCACCGGCTGGCGCGGATTCCCGGAACCTCCTATGCGCTGGCGGCCGGTTTTGCCAGCGGCGCGGCCGTCTCCTTCACTCCCTTTGTCGGATTTCATTTCATTCTGGCGGCCACGTTCGCCTGGATTATCCGCGGGAATATCCTGACCTCGGCCATGGGGACGATTTTCGGCAATCCCTGGACTTTTCCCGTTATCTGGGTGGCTACTTACGAAACCGGAAGCTGGCTTCTGGGCTGGGAACCGAAGGAAAATATGTGGGGCGGCATGATGGAGGCCGCGAACCAGGTCACATTCGGCAGTTTCTTTGTTGATCCCCTGAAGGCCCTGGCACCGATCACACCCTATTTTCATTCTGTATTTTTGCCAATGTTGCTTGGCGGAATTGTGCTTGGCGCTTTCGTCTGGGGGGCTGTATATTTGCCGATCTATAAGCTGGTGGCAGAATATAAGCGCAAACGCTTTGAGAAAAGAATGAAGGCTCTGGAAAGAAAGATTTCCGATAGTGGCCACGGTGATGTGGGAGAGGAAGGGAAAACAATATGGTAG